From the genome of Corallococcus macrosporus DSM 14697:
CGCGTCATGAAGCCCTCCTCGCGGAGAATCTGGCTCACGTAGCGCAGCAACTTGTGCGTGCGCCGGGACAGTGCGTCCCCTCCTGAGAACGCCAGGTCATCCGCGTAGCGCGTGTATCGCGCGCCCATCGCCGTCGCGAGCGCCGACAGCCGCACATCGAGCCGATACGCCGCGAGGTTCGCCAGCGCGGGCGACGTGGGCGCCCCTTGTGGCAGATGACGCGATTCGAGCCGCCGCGCCAGACGCCAACGTGCATCCACTTCTGAGACAGATTCCGGCTGACGTGCCTGTGCCAACACCGCCTGGGGCGTGCGGTTCGTGCAGAGCCCAGCGAGTGCGTTCGTCACGCCGTCCGGATATCCCGCCGTGCGGAACACCGCCCAGATGCGCGCGGGCCGCACGGAGAAGAAGAAGTCCTCCAGGTCCACCCGTACCACCACCGCCTGCCCTGCGTGGGGCTCCACGAAGCTGCGGACACTCCGCCCCGCGACGAAGCCATGCGCCGCGTCGTGCGGTGGGACGCGGTCCAGGATGCCGTGGAGCACCTTCCGCTGGACCTGCATCAAGTCCAGCCCCGGCTGCTCCAGGAGTCGCTCACCGCCGCTGCGCTTCGGAATCCAGGTGTACCGGTAGCGCCGCCACCGCCCCGGCTTGGACGTGCGCTCGATGCCCGGCGCATCCGCCAGCCAGTCCAACTGCGCCCCTGTCACGCCCAGCCAGTCCGCGAGGTCCGCCTGGGTCGGCAGCGAAGGCACCGGCCACGGCTGCCGGTCCATCCGAGGCTCGGAGGTCAGCCAGCGCACGATGCGCGCCCGCCCCGACGAATCCGCAAAGCCCTTCGGAAACACGGGCCGCGAAGCCAGCACCTCCGCGAGCAGCTCCAACCGCGCATGCGGCGGACGCGGGAAGAAGATCATCGCGCTCCGGGCCATCGACCTCACCCAAGGCGCCCGTCCTCCAACAGCCTCCGTGCCCCGTTCAACGAGCCCCTTGAGCGTCCAGGGCCCCGCGAGGAACGCGGACGCGAGCCCCTGTGCCACGACACGCCGCTCACTCATCGCCCGGACTCACGCCATGCGGCGGCATGGCCCCACCTGTCGTGTCTGGCGTGGCAGCTCCTGCGGCTTGCCGCAGTGTCTGCCTCGCGTGACGGTGTGCTCCTGATGCGTTGTCCCCGGGGGTACCCCGGAGAGGTAGAGGACCGCATCCTCACGGACCATCTACCCGCTGGGTTTCCAAGCCGCCGCATGACCCGCCGACGGTACACGCCGCACTTTCAAAAAGAAAATGCCGGGTGCGCAGGTCGCTTGTGTCCGGAGCAGACGGTGATTGATTCGCCCCCGTGACGGCATCCACTGAAACCCAGCGCGCCATCCAAGCAGTCTGGAGGATCGAGTCCGCCCGCCTCATCGCCGGCCTCGCCCGGATGGTGCGCGACGTGGGCCGCGCGGAGGAGCTCGCGCAGGACGCACTCGTCGTCGCGCTCGAGAAGTGGCCGGAGACGGGCGTCCCGGACAACCCGGGCGCGTGGCTCATGGCCACAGCCAAGCGCCGCGCCATCGACGAACTGCGACGGGGCAAGCTCCTCGAGCGGAAGCACGAGGAGCTCACCCACGAGTTGGAGTCACTGCAGGGCACGGCCGCACCGGACCTGGACGCCGCGCTCGACGACAAGGTCGGCGATGACCTGCTGCGGCTGATGTTCGTCTCCTGCCACCCGGTGCTTCCGAAGGAGTCGCGAGTGGCCCTCACCCTCCGGCTGCTCGGCGGCCTGACGACGGAGGAGATTGCCCGCGCGTTCCTCGTCCCCGTCCCCACCGTGGCCCAGCGCATCGTCCGGGCCAAGCGCACGCTCGCGGAGGCGAACGTCCCCTTCGAGGTCCCCGAAGGCGAGGAGCTGGCCGCCCGCCTGTCGACCGTGCTGGAGGTCATCTACCTCGTCTTCAACGAAGGCTACTCCGCGACGGCCGGAGACGACTGGCTGCGCCCCGCGCTGTGCGAGGACGCGCTGCGCCTGGGCCGCATCCTGGCGGGGCTCGCGCCGAAAGAGCCCGAGGTCCACGGGCTCCTCGCGCTGATGGAGATTCAGTCGTCGCGCTCGCGGGCACGCGTGGGCCCCAAGGGCGAGCCCGTCCTCCTGCTGGAGCAGAACCGGGCCCTCTGGGACCCGCTCCTCATCCGCCGAGGCCTCGCGGCGCTCGAACGCGCCGACGCGCTGGGAGGCGCCCAGGGCCCGTATGCGCTCCAGGCCGCCATCGCCGCCTGCCACGCCCGCGCGCGCACCGCCGAGGCCACGGACTGGACGCACATCGCAGCGCTCTACGAGGTGCTGACTCAGGTCGTCCCCTCCCCTGTCGTGGAGCTCAACCGCGCGGTCGCCCACGCCATGGCGTTTGGCCCGGAGGCGGGGCTGGCCATCGTGGACACCCTGACGTCGGAGCCCGCGCTCCAGGACTACCACCTGCTGCCCAGCGTCCGAGGCGACCTGCTCAGCAAGCTGGACCGGCTCGACGAGGCCCGCGTGGAGTTCGAGCGCGCCGCCGCCCTCACCGAGAACACCCGAGAACAGGCTCTGCTCCTCGCACGGGCCGCCGCGTGCGCGCGCGATACCGGACGCTCCTGAGCCCTCGGACGCCTTCCCGGAGTGGACCGCCCCCGCCCGGCTGTTGTAAGCGCATGGTGCCGGAGCGGCCCGGGTGAACGCCGGCCATCGCAGTCATGGGTGGCGGGAGGAAAGTCCGAGCTCCAGAGGGCAGGGTGCTGGCTAACGGCCAGTCGAGGCGACTCGCAGGAAAGTGCCACAGAAAACAGACCGCCCGTTCCGAAAGGGGCGGGTAAGGGTGAAACGGTGCGGTAAGAGCGCACCGCGTCCGGGGTGACTCGGACGGCTCGGTAAACCCCACCTGGAGCAAGAGCCAATAGGAGCGCGTCCTCGCCGTACGGAGGACAGGGGTGGCCCGTCCCATGCGCTCGGGTTGCTCGCTGATGAGGCCCCTGGGCAACCAGGGCCCTAGACGAATGTTCACCGCCCAGCCCGAAAGGGGTGGGGACAGAACTCGGCTTACAGGGCCGCTCCGGCGTTTTCGTTTTGAATTCAGATGGTTACGGCTCGTCGAGCGCGTCCAAATGAATCTGGGCGAGTTCGCGGTAATAGGGGACGACTTCAACCGCGAGCAGGTCCAGCAGCGGAGCGCGTGCGGCGTCAAGGTCGCCCTCCTCCTGGAACTTGTTCGCTTCAGCAATCGCACGAGACAGGCGTCGCGACCCCACCCGGATGCGCTTCGCGACCTCCTTGAGCAACGACGTGGCGGCGCTCCCGTCGCCTTGTAGTGCCCTGGCGGCCTCCTCGGATGCGATGGCGACCTCGGATGCCGTCTCCCGCAGCAGCGCGCGGGTCTCATCTGAAAGGTCGAGAGGCTCTCCCAGGTCGGCAACCCGGTGGTTCAGCTCCCAGATCTTGTTCCAGGAATCGTGTTCCGGCATGTGCGGCCTCTTATCTGCGCGGGTGGCATTCCTTGAAGGGCCACTGCTTTTGTCCTTCGCACCGCCGAAAGCAGGCGTAGCAGTCCCCCTCCCAGCGCGGCTTCTTCTGGTCCCGACAGGAGACATAGGTGTTGATGCAGTGTTCCTTCCATCCATCGTCGGCGTCGTCGTCCTCCGCTTCCTTCTCGTTCGCTCGCCGCATGGCGGCATCCGTGCTTGCGATGTGCGCGGCGGCCTCGCCCGCCGTGAGCCCGCACGCCTCGGGCACACCTGGGTTGCGCTGGATGCAGCACGAAACACTGTCTGAGCAGGACGCCAGGGCATAGGCCGTGTGGCCGCGCAAGTCGCGGCGGCCCATGGCGCTTGTGGCGCTACCTGAGCAACCCGTTGTGACTACGAAAAGGACGGTCGCGGACTGCAGGAGAAATTTCCTGGCTAACATGGATTCCAGGCTACACGCACATCACGAGCCGGCCCCATCCTCAAGAGCGTGCAGACGGCGGGGCACCGCCCAGGTGCCCGTGCAGGCGCGGCTCAGCGCGCCACGGGCACCTGGCCCAGGTAGACGCGGTCCTTGCCGTCGTTGCGTACGGCCTTCGGGTTGAGGATGCGCAGCCGGGTGTCCGTGCGCGGCTCCCACAGCCCCAGCCAGATGTTCAGCGCGCGGGCCGTGGAGCCGGGCGGCACGTAGACGGAGAACTCGTCCTTCACCGTCTCGCCGGGCTTCCACTGCGACGTGGGCAGCAGACCGCCCGCGGGCTTGTGGTCCACGTTGATGCGCTCGGCGCGGCCGTCCGCGTCCTCCACGTGGACGAAGACGAGGTAGTCGTCGTCCATGGGCTGGAGCACCTTGAAGTAGAGCGCGACCTTGGCCTGGTCCCCGGGCGACAGCCGCCCCGGCTCCACCGTGGCCCCCACCAGCTCCACCTTGCCGCCCAGGTTGGCGCCGTTCTTCACGGACAGGGGGGGCACCTGGGTCACCGTGACGGCGCGCCGCTCCTTGTCGGAGGCGCCGCCGGGCGCCTCGACGATGCAGGCGCTGCCAAGCAGGAGGAGCGACGGAAGCAGGACACAGGAGGGCGGAAGACGCATCACGACCGGGTTCTACCCGGCCACGGGCGCTGCATCCACCGGCGCGTTGGTGTATGCGAACCCGCGCACATGAAGACGCCCAACGCCCTCGACGCCCTGACCGCGCAGGTGCCGCCCGCCCCCTCTCCCGCCCCCACCCCGGGCGGGAGCCCCACGCAGCCGGGCACCGGCACGCCCCCCACGGACGCCTCGCCCGTGGGCGACGTCGTGGGCATCAGCGCCGCCGCCCTCTTCGTCCTGCTGATGGTGCTGGCCGCCCGGAAGCTCTTCTTCCGTAAGCGCCCCGAGGAGAAGAAGCCCACCGTCCCCCCCGCGGCCGAGAAGCCCACCCTCCCCGCCGAGCAGCCCCGGCTGCGCGTGGAGCTGCCCCCCTCCGAGGCGGAGGCCGCCCGCCTCCGCGAGGCCGAGGAGGCCCACGCCCGCGCCGAGGCCCTGGCCCGCCAGCGCAACGAGGCCGCCCAGGCCGCCCGCGCCACCACGGACGCCGCCGAGCGCGCCCGGCTGGAGGAAGAGGCCCGCGCCCTCAAGGAGCGCGAGGAGGAGGAGAAGCGCGCCGAGTACCGCGCCAAGAAGGCCGCGGACGACGAGGCCCGGGAGCGGCGCAAGCGGGAGCAGGCCGAGGCCCAGCGGCTGCTGGAGGAGGAGCGCGCCCGCGAGGCCGCCGCCGCCGAGGAGGCCCGCCGCGCCGAGGAGGCCGCCGCCCGCGCCAAGGTGGAGGCCGAGGCCGGCCGCACCCTGGCCCAGGGCCTGGACAAGACGCGGAACCAGGGCTTCATGGCCCGGCTCAACGGCCTGTTCGGCCAGCAGCGGCAGGTGGACGAGTCCGTCCTCGCGGAGCTGGAGGAGATCCTCTTCACCGCCGACATCGGCGTGCGCACCGCCGACCACCTGGTGGGCGTGGCGCGCGACAAGCTCAAGCGCAACGAGCTGAAGAACTCCGAGCGCATCAAGGACATCATCCGCGACGAGGTCGCCCGTATCTGCGATTTGCCCGCGCCGCGCACCCTGGAAGGCGGCGGCCCGCCGCACGTCGTCATGGTGGTGGGCGTCAACGGCGCCGGGAAGACGACGACCATCGGCAAGCTGGCCGCGAAGCTCTCCGCGGAGGGCAAGAAGGTGGTGCTCGCCGCGGGGGACACCTTCCGCGCCGCCGCCACCGAGCAGCTCGACGTGTGGGCCGAGCGCGCCCAGGCCCAGCTCGTGAAGGGCGCCGAGGGCGGAGACCCCAGCGCCGTCATCTTCGAGGCCGTGAAGAAGGCGAAGGAGGAAGGCGCGGACGTCATCATCGCGGACACCGCCGGCCGCCTCCACACCAAGGCCCCGCTGATGGAGGAGCTGAAGAAGGTGAAGCGCGTCATGGACAAGGCCCTGCCCGGCGCGCCGCACGAGGTGCTGCTGGTGCTGGACTCCACCAACGGCCAGAACGCGATTCAGCAGGCCAAGCAGTTCCACGAGGCCGTGGGCGTCACCGCCATCGCCCTGACGAAGCTGGACGGCACCGCGAAGGGCGGCGTCGTCATCGGCATCTGCGACGAGCTGAAGCTCCCCGTCGTCTGGGCGGGCGTGGGCGAGAAGGTGGCCGACCTGCGCCGCTTCGACACGCGCGAGTTCGTCCGCGCCCTCTTCGACTGAAGCCCCGCGTCACTGCCCCAGCAGCCCGGGGATGAGCTGCTCCATCAGCTCCTTTGACTGGGCGTCGAGCTCCTGGAAGGCCTCCAGCCCCTGCATGCCCTGGAGCGCCTCCAGGTCCATGCCCGGGAGGGACTGCAGGTCCTCCAGGCCCTGAAGGCCCTCGAAGCCGCCCAGCAGGGACTCCAGCCGGGGCTTGCCCAGGTCCTCGTCGCCCTTCGCGTCCCGCCACCACCGCGTGCGCAGCCGCTCCAGCGCGCTCGCGTTGGCGGGGCTCGCCTTCGCCAGCTCCTTCGTGAAGCAGTCCTTGCACGTCCACTTGAAGCGGTACGTGTCCACGTAGGCGCGCAGGGCCTTGAGGAAGGCCGCGTCTCCCACCAGCTTCCGCGAGGCGTGGTGCAGCAGCGGCGCCTTGCCGTAGACGAGCGCGCCGTACTCCAGCTCATCCGCGAAGTGCCCCGTGGGCCGGTCCGCGCGGCCGTCCTTCCCGCCCGTCATCCGGTACAGGTGGTACTGCCCCACCAGCGTCTCCTGGCGCATCGTCTCCGCCACCTTCTTGCCGTGCTTCCACTCCAGGTAGAGGAGCGCGGCGTACTGCGCCAGCGACTCGTCCACCACCGGCTCCAGGATGGGGTCCGAGCCCACCAGCCCCGCGAAGTACTGGTGCGCCACCTCGTGCGCCACGGTGAACTCCAGCGTGCGCTCCATGGCGCCGTTGAGCTGCCCCAGCACCCCGCCCGCGCCCCCGCCCCCGCGCTGCCCCAGCATGCCCATCATCGCCTCCAGGTCCGCCATGCCGGGCATGCCGGCCAGCATCTCGGAGGCCCCCGCCGCGCCTCGGTACAGCGACGTGGCGATGGTGACCAGGCCGGGGAACTCCATGCCGCCCGCGCCGCCCGACAGCGGCGCCTGCACCACGCGGAAGTGGGTGTACGGCAGCGGCCCCAGGCGGCGCTCGAACTCCGCCAGCATCGACGTGGCGTGCTTCAACACGCGCTCGCCAGCCTCCTGGTCCGCCGCGGCGTAGTGGCTTTCCACCGTGACGCCATTCACCGTGGCGGTGGAGCTGGCGTAGCCCCGCGACACGAACAGGGGGAAGTCACGCACCGCGGCGGCGGCGAAGGCGTAGCGCACCCGCCCATCCCGCTCCGGCACCTCGCCCATGGGCGCGCCGGTGGCGTGGACCGCCCAGCCCGAGGGCACGGTGACGGTGGCCAGCACGTGCGCGGGCTCGT
Proteins encoded in this window:
- a CDS encoding reverse transcriptase family protein; this encodes MSERRVVAQGLASAFLAGPWTLKGLVERGTEAVGGRAPWVRSMARSAMIFFPRPPHARLELLAEVLASRPVFPKGFADSSGRARIVRWLTSEPRMDRQPWPVPSLPTQADLADWLGVTGAQLDWLADAPGIERTSKPGRWRRYRYTWIPKRSGGERLLEQPGLDLMQVQRKVLHGILDRVPPHDAAHGFVAGRSVRSFVEPHAGQAVVVRVDLEDFFFSVRPARIWAVFRTAGYPDGVTNALAGLCTNRTPQAVLAQARQPESVSEVDARWRLARRLESRHLPQGAPTSPALANLAAYRLDVRLSALATAMGARYTRYADDLAFSGGDALSRRTHKLLRYVSQILREEGFMTRAGKTRVMRQGAQQRLAGVVVNAHPSVSRADYERLKAILHLCRTRGPASQNTEGHPDFRAYLLGRIAWVAHLHPARGAKLRATFEQVVWAG
- a CDS encoding RNA polymerase sigma factor, encoding MTASTETQRAIQAVWRIESARLIAGLARMVRDVGRAEELAQDALVVALEKWPETGVPDNPGAWLMATAKRRAIDELRRGKLLERKHEELTHELESLQGTAAPDLDAALDDKVGDDLLRLMFVSCHPVLPKESRVALTLRLLGGLTTEEIARAFLVPVPTVAQRIVRAKRTLAEANVPFEVPEGEELAARLSTVLEVIYLVFNEGYSATAGDDWLRPALCEDALRLGRILAGLAPKEPEVHGLLALMEIQSSRSRARVGPKGEPVLLLEQNRALWDPLLIRRGLAALERADALGGAQGPYALQAAIAACHARARTAEATDWTHIAALYEVLTQVVPSPVVELNRAVAHAMAFGPEAGLAIVDTLTSEPALQDYHLLPSVRGDLLSKLDRLDEARVEFERAAALTENTREQALLLARAAACARDTGRS
- a CDS encoding DUSAM domain-containing protein, whose product is MPEHDSWNKIWELNHRVADLGEPLDLSDETRALLRETASEVAIASEEAARALQGDGSAATSLLKEVAKRIRVGSRRLSRAIAEANKFQEEGDLDAARAPLLDLLAVEVVPYYRELAQIHLDALDEP
- the ftsY gene encoding signal recognition particle-docking protein FtsY encodes the protein MKTPNALDALTAQVPPAPSPAPTPGGSPTQPGTGTPPTDASPVGDVVGISAAALFVLLMVLAARKLFFRKRPEEKKPTVPPAAEKPTLPAEQPRLRVELPPSEAEAARLREAEEAHARAEALARQRNEAAQAARATTDAAERARLEEEARALKEREEEEKRAEYRAKKAADDEARERRKREQAEAQRLLEEERAREAAAAEEARRAEEAAARAKVEAEAGRTLAQGLDKTRNQGFMARLNGLFGQQRQVDESVLAELEEILFTADIGVRTADHLVGVARDKLKRNELKNSERIKDIIRDEVARICDLPAPRTLEGGGPPHVVMVVGVNGAGKTTTIGKLAAKLSAEGKKVVLAAGDTFRAAATEQLDVWAERAQAQLVKGAEGGDPSAVIFEAVKKAKEEGADVIIADTAGRLHTKAPLMEELKKVKRVMDKALPGAPHEVLLVLDSTNGQNAIQQAKQFHEAVGVTAIALTKLDGTAKGGVVIGICDELKLPVVWAGVGEKVADLRRFDTREFVRALFD
- a CDS encoding M1 family aminopeptidase — encoded protein: MRTFLHGCLLWCALSGAPAWSSAPAAPPASPEVQLCLQHLKPAERERAAKALGPLEELPLYRVQLEVDPDARTVTGRVQVEVLARKRPLTELYLRLTPNARSRRLTLSDAKLSGRPVKLERPEPTLYRLSLESEPVPPGAAAVLDVAVEGLVPRAATPSPGAAGGLLGGLMGGGGGRPSGGDHGAFSASPDFISLVGVVPQVPPVGEDGQPWDGPQGIGDLGLYEPAHVLATVTVPSGWAVHATGAPMGEVPERDGRVRYAFAAAAVRDFPLFVSRGYASSTATVNGVTVESHYAAADQEAGERVLKHATSMLAEFERRLGPLPYTHFRVVQAPLSGGAGGMEFPGLVTIATSLYRGAAGASEMLAGMPGMADLEAMMGMLGQRGGGGAGGVLGQLNGAMERTLEFTVAHEVAHQYFAGLVGSDPILEPVVDESLAQYAALLYLEWKHGKKVAETMRQETLVGQYHLYRMTGGKDGRADRPTGHFADELEYGALVYGKAPLLHHASRKLVGDAAFLKALRAYVDTYRFKWTCKDCFTKELAKASPANASALERLRTRWWRDAKGDEDLGKPRLESLLGGFEGLQGLEDLQSLPGMDLEALQGMQGLEAFQELDAQSKELMEQLIPGLLGQ